Proteins encoded by one window of Pseudonocardia sp. HH130629-09:
- a CDS encoding SCP2 sterol-binding domain-containing protein: MPGFTDEDELYRYIGGIFETALADPELSPKLRSTGLVLRQQCTAPDSALIIDLPGATVWKGSDAGAPEPQATMTMSTETANAYWQGTVNLTFAMAKGKVKVDGTVTKLLQLAPLSKRLFPTYVERLKADGREDLLVTK, translated from the coding sequence GTGCCCGGATTCACCGACGAGGACGAGCTGTACCGCTACATCGGCGGCATCTTCGAGACCGCGCTGGCGGACCCCGAGCTGTCGCCGAAGCTCCGCAGCACCGGCCTGGTCCTGCGTCAGCAGTGCACCGCCCCGGACTCCGCGCTGATCATCGACCTGCCCGGGGCCACGGTCTGGAAGGGCTCCGACGCCGGCGCCCCCGAGCCACAGGCCACGATGACCATGTCCACCGAGACCGCGAACGCCTACTGGCAGGGCACGGTCAACCTGACCTTCGCCATGGCCAAGGGCAAGGTGAAGGTCGACGGCACGGTCACCAAGCTCCTGCAGCTCGCGCCGTTGTCCAAGCGCCTGTTCCCCACCTACGTCGAACGTCTCAAGGCCGACGGCCGCGAGGACCTCCTGGTCACCAAGTGA
- a CDS encoding TetR/AcrR family transcriptional regulator, with protein sequence MARRTGRQIAAEQYYDAAMSILAREGAAGLKIGPLCRSLGVTSGSFYHHFGGWAGFVRGLLRYWEAEQTDRIVELARATADPVERIDVVKQLTVALRHDAEAAIRAWAQIDPEVGRAQGRVDVQRRIALEQVVAEVVPDPDDARRLAVFGISLMAGYQQTCDPRDRDLLRALFDDYQRLILSYAPHVTPPIG encoded by the coding sequence GTGGCCAGGAGGACGGGTCGGCAGATCGCTGCCGAGCAGTACTACGACGCCGCGATGTCGATCCTCGCGCGCGAGGGTGCGGCCGGGCTGAAGATCGGCCCGCTGTGCCGGTCCCTCGGCGTGACCAGCGGGTCGTTCTACCACCACTTCGGCGGCTGGGCGGGCTTCGTCCGCGGGCTGCTGCGCTACTGGGAGGCCGAGCAGACCGACCGGATCGTCGAGCTGGCCCGAGCGACCGCGGACCCGGTCGAGCGGATCGACGTGGTCAAGCAGCTCACGGTGGCCCTGCGCCACGACGCCGAGGCCGCGATCCGGGCGTGGGCCCAGATCGACCCGGAGGTCGGTCGTGCCCAGGGGCGCGTGGACGTGCAGCGCCGGATCGCGCTGGAACAGGTGGTGGCCGAGGTGGTGCCCGACCCGGACGACGCCCGCAGGCTCGCCGTCTTCGGCATCTCGCTGATGGCCGGGTACCAGCAGACCTGCGACCCCCGCGACCGCGATCTCCTGCGTGCCCTGTTCGACGACTACCAGCGCCTCATCCTGTCGTACGCCCCGCACGTGACGCCGCCGATCGGGTGA
- a CDS encoding MlaE family ABC transporter permease: protein MTSPVTRALTPVGKFFGLFAEIGRQGLRRPFQWRELVEQTWFVTKVSALPTALFTIPFGATIALLLGELTRQFGAQSQTGAGAVLAIVQQAAPIVTALLISGAGGSAVCADLGARTIREEIAAMEVLGISPIQRLVVPRVLAMGITAVVLNGLATCVGVAGGYFFNVIIQGGSPGAYISSFSAIAQVSDIVVSELKAFLFGIVAGVVAAFRGLNPPPGAKGVGDAVNQAVVISFVLVFLINLVLTALYLELVPPKGF from the coding sequence ATGACCAGTCCCGTCACCCGGGCGCTCACCCCGGTCGGCAAGTTCTTCGGCCTGTTCGCCGAGATCGGCCGCCAGGGACTGCGCCGGCCGTTCCAGTGGCGTGAGCTCGTCGAGCAGACCTGGTTCGTCACCAAGGTCTCCGCGCTGCCGACCGCGCTGTTCACCATCCCCTTCGGCGCGACGATCGCGCTGCTGCTCGGTGAGCTGACCCGCCAGTTCGGCGCCCAGTCCCAGACCGGCGCCGGCGCGGTCCTCGCGATCGTCCAGCAGGCAGCACCGATCGTCACCGCGCTGCTGATCTCCGGCGCCGGCGGCTCCGCCGTGTGCGCCGACCTCGGTGCGCGGACCATCCGCGAGGAGATCGCGGCGATGGAGGTGCTCGGCATCTCGCCGATCCAGCGCCTCGTCGTTCCGCGGGTGCTCGCCATGGGCATCACCGCGGTCGTCCTGAACGGCCTCGCGACCTGCGTCGGCGTCGCGGGCGGGTACTTCTTCAACGTCATCATCCAGGGCGGCTCGCCCGGCGCCTACATCTCCAGCTTCTCGGCGATCGCGCAGGTCAGCGACATCGTCGTGTCCGAGCTGAAGGCGTTCCTCTTCGGCATCGTCGCCGGCGTCGTCGCCGCGTTCCGCGGGCTGAACCCGCCGCCCGGTGCGAAGGGGGTCGGTGACGCGGTGAACCAGGCCGTCGTCATCTCCTTCGTCCTCGTCTTCCTCATCAACCTCGTGCTCACCGCCCTGTACCTCGAGCTCGTCCCGCCGAAGGGCTTCTGA
- a CDS encoding cytochrome P450, translating into MTTTEKRPYDPLDISTQAFWAQTPDAREERFAELRRERPLSWHPPAETDLLPDPDAPGFWALVTHADIQAVSRDAETFASGQQYGGVMLEDAPEDVLEAAHSILAMDAPRHHRLRKVISSVFTPRRVRQIEEQIAEQARLIVDDLLARPGPADFVSAVSARLPMWTISQMIGIPQERRQEVADAANAMVGWNDPDYVGDGDAMAVLLNGLMTLHTTCFELSAARRETPEDDLMTALVQAEVDGDALTDEEIAAFFVLLCVAGNDTTRQTSSHAILALDRNPDQKRLLTEEFDDRIKPAVEEFVRWASPVLTFRRTATRDTEIRGQRIAEGERVVLFYHSGNRDESVFTDPHVFDITRAENPHVGFGGGGPHFCLGHHLAKTQLRALFHQLLTRVPDLSVGEPEFLTGNFINGIKRLPVTFGTAS; encoded by the coding sequence GTGACCACCACGGAGAAGCGCCCGTACGACCCGCTCGACATCTCCACCCAGGCGTTCTGGGCCCAGACCCCCGACGCCCGCGAGGAGCGGTTCGCCGAGCTGCGCCGCGAGCGCCCGCTGTCCTGGCACCCGCCGGCCGAGACCGACCTGCTGCCCGACCCCGACGCCCCCGGGTTCTGGGCGCTGGTCACCCACGCCGACATCCAGGCCGTCAGCCGCGACGCCGAGACCTTCGCCTCCGGCCAGCAGTACGGCGGCGTCATGCTGGAGGACGCGCCGGAGGACGTCCTCGAGGCAGCGCACTCCATCCTCGCGATGGACGCGCCGCGCCACCACCGGCTGCGCAAGGTCATCAGCTCGGTGTTCACGCCGCGTCGGGTCCGCCAGATCGAGGAGCAGATCGCCGAGCAGGCCCGTCTGATCGTCGACGACCTCCTGGCCCGGCCCGGCCCGGCCGACTTCGTGTCGGCCGTCTCCGCCCGCCTCCCGATGTGGACGATCTCGCAGATGATCGGCATCCCGCAGGAGAGGCGGCAGGAGGTCGCCGACGCGGCCAACGCCATGGTCGGGTGGAACGACCCCGACTACGTCGGCGACGGCGACGCGATGGCCGTGCTGCTCAACGGGCTGATGACCCTGCACACCACCTGCTTCGAGCTGTCCGCGGCACGCCGCGAGACGCCCGAGGACGACCTCATGACGGCGCTGGTCCAGGCCGAGGTCGACGGGGACGCGCTCACCGACGAGGAGATCGCGGCGTTCTTCGTGCTGCTGTGCGTCGCGGGCAACGACACCACCCGGCAGACCTCCAGCCACGCCATCCTCGCGCTGGACCGCAACCCGGACCAGAAGCGGCTGCTGACCGAGGAGTTCGACGACCGGATCAAGCCCGCCGTCGAGGAGTTCGTCCGCTGGGCCAGCCCGGTGCTGACCTTCCGGCGCACCGCGACCCGCGACACCGAGATCCGCGGGCAGCGGATCGCCGAGGGCGAGCGGGTCGTGCTCTTCTACCACTCCGGCAACCGCGACGAGTCCGTCTTCACCGACCCGCACGTCTTCGACATCACCCGCGCCGAGAACCCGCACGTCGGCTTCGGCGGCGGCGGCCCGCACTTCTGCCTGGGTCACCACCTGGCCAAGACCCAGCTGCGCGCGCTGTTCCACCAGCTCCTCACCCGGGTCCCGGACCTGTCGGTGGGCGAGCCGGAGTTCCTGACCGGGAACTTCATCAACGGCATCAAGCGGCTACCGGTGACGTTCGGGACGGCGTCGTGA
- a CDS encoding coniferyl-alcohol dehydrogenase: MSRRVLVTGAASGIGAEVTRRFVDAGDEVVSLDLKDAPVGVARHVHCDLSDVASIDSAVAALGGEFDALCNVAGVPGTAPAELVLRVNLLGLRHLTESIVERIRPGGAIVNVASIAGYGWADRLAALRELLATDTVDEGLAWFAAHPQAGNAYNFSKEALIVYTMLMAPVFGENGVRMNAVCPGPVETPILGDFEESMGKENLDALAAFLGRHATPTDIAGPVLFLAGPESAWINGHALVADGGISGAVLTGMIPPPEI, translated from the coding sequence GTGAGCCGCCGGGTACTGGTGACCGGTGCCGCGTCCGGGATCGGCGCCGAGGTCACGCGCCGGTTCGTCGATGCCGGCGACGAGGTCGTCTCGCTGGACCTGAAGGACGCCCCCGTCGGCGTCGCGCGGCACGTGCACTGCGACCTGTCCGACGTCGCGTCGATCGACTCCGCCGTCGCCGCGCTCGGCGGGGAGTTCGACGCCCTGTGCAACGTGGCCGGAGTGCCCGGCACCGCGCCCGCCGAGCTCGTGCTGCGGGTGAACCTGCTCGGGCTCCGTCACCTGACCGAGTCGATCGTCGAACGGATCCGCCCGGGTGGCGCGATCGTGAACGTCGCCTCCATCGCCGGCTACGGCTGGGCCGACCGGCTGGCGGCGCTGCGTGAGCTGCTCGCCACCGACACCGTCGACGAGGGGCTCGCCTGGTTCGCGGCGCATCCCCAGGCGGGCAACGCCTACAACTTCTCCAAGGAGGCCCTGATCGTCTACACGATGCTCATGGCCCCCGTGTTCGGCGAGAACGGGGTGCGGATGAACGCCGTCTGCCCCGGCCCGGTCGAGACCCCCATCCTCGGCGACTTCGAGGAGTCGATGGGCAAGGAGAACCTCGACGCGCTCGCCGCGTTCCTCGGCAGGCACGCCACCCCCACCGACATCGCCGGTCCGGTCCTGTTCCTGGCCGGTCCGGAGTCCGCCTGGATCAACGGACACGCGCTCGTCGCCGATGGCGGCATCAGCGGTGCCGTGCTGACGGGCATGATCCCCCCACCCGAGATCTGA
- a CDS encoding ABC transporter ATP-binding protein has product MTGVEVKVEGLTKSFGRANIWSDVSLTLPAGEVSVLLGPSGTGKSVFLKSLIGLLKPERGSIVIEGVDLCKCSESELYEIRKLFGVLFQDGALFGSMNLFDNIAFPLREHTRKSESAIRDIVMEKIDMVGLVGAEGKLPGEISGGMRKRAGLARALVLDPKIILFDEPDSGLDPVRTAYLNQLIIDLNAMTDSTFLIVTHDINSAQTVPDNIGLLYRKHLAMFGPREVLLTSDEPVVAQFLNGRREGPIGMSEEKDAAQAAREMEEAGELEGRPPMKPQLVASTGMPDRKAVHRRRERVEAMLHELPQSAQEAIREQHAETDATSRFARPAQDGSTISEPRDEHPTDIHPRITDDTPDPRGRHQLSGGDR; this is encoded by the coding sequence GTGACCGGTGTCGAGGTGAAGGTCGAGGGGCTGACGAAGTCCTTCGGTCGGGCCAACATCTGGTCGGACGTGAGCCTGACCCTGCCCGCGGGCGAGGTGTCGGTGTTGCTCGGGCCGTCGGGTACCGGCAAGTCGGTGTTCCTGAAGTCGCTGATCGGGCTGCTGAAGCCCGAGCGGGGATCGATCGTCATCGAGGGTGTGGATCTGTGCAAGTGCTCGGAGTCCGAGCTGTACGAGATCCGGAAGCTGTTCGGGGTGCTGTTCCAGGACGGTGCGTTGTTCGGGTCGATGAACCTGTTCGACAACATCGCGTTCCCGTTGCGGGAGCACACGCGCAAGTCGGAGTCGGCGATCCGGGACATCGTCATGGAGAAGATCGACATGGTCGGTCTGGTGGGTGCGGAGGGGAAGCTGCCGGGGGAGATCTCGGGTGGTATGCGCAAGCGTGCGGGGTTGGCGCGGGCGTTGGTGCTGGATCCGAAGATCATTCTGTTCGATGAGCCGGACTCGGGTCTGGATCCGGTGCGGACGGCGTACCTGAACCAGTTGATCATCGATCTGAACGCGATGACGGACTCGACGTTCCTGATCGTGACCCATGACATCAACTCGGCGCAGACGGTGCCGGACAACATCGGTCTGCTGTATCGCAAGCATCTGGCGATGTTCGGTCCGCGGGAGGTGTTGTTGACCTCGGACGAGCCGGTGGTGGCGCAGTTCCTGAACGGTCGTCGTGAGGGTCCGATCGGGATGTCGGAGGAGAAGGACGCCGCGCAGGCCGCCCGGGAGATGGAGGAGGCGGGTGAGCTGGAGGGTCGTCCGCCGATGAAGCCGCAGCTGGTGGCCTCGACGGGGATGCCGGACCGGAAGGCGGTCCACCGTCGCCGGGAGCGCGTCGAGGCGATGCTGCACGAGCTGCCGCAGTCGGCGCAGGAGGCGATCCGCGAGCAGCACGCCGAGACCGACGCGACCTCCCGGTTCGCCCGCCCCGCGCAGGACGGGAGCACGATCTCCGAGCCCCGCGACGAGCACCCGACCGACATCCACCCGCGGATCACCGACGACACCCCCGACCCCCGTGGCCGGCACCAGCTCTCCGGCGGTGACCGATGA